In the genome of Elephas maximus indicus isolate mEleMax1 chromosome 6, mEleMax1 primary haplotype, whole genome shotgun sequence, one region contains:
- the IFT70B gene encoding tetratricopeptide repeat protein 30B, whose translation MAGVSGGQIPDGEFTATVYRLIRDSRYAEAVQLLGGELQRCPRSRAGLSLLGYCYYRLQEFALAAECYEQLGQLHPELEQYRLYQAQALYKACLYPEATRVAFLLLDNPAYHNRVLRLQAAIKYSEGDLPGARSLVEQLLSGEGGDDSGGESEPDGQVNLGCLLYKEGQYEAACSKFSAALQASGYRPDLSYNLALAYYSSRQYAPALKHIADIIERGIRQHPELGVGMTTEGIDVRSVGNTLVLHQTALVEAFNLKAAIEYQLRNHEAAQEALTDMPPRAEEELDPVTLHNQALMNMDGRPTEGFEKLQFLLQQNPFPPETFGNLLLLYCKYEYFDLAADVLAENAHLTYRFLTPYLYDFLDAMITCQTAPEEAFIKLDELAGMLTEHLRKLTIQVQEARHNRDDEAVKKAVNEYDETLEKYIPVLMAQAKIYWNLENYPMVEKIFRKSVEFCNDHDVWKLNVAHVLFMQENKYKEAIGFYEPIVKKHYDNILNVSAIVLANLCVSYIMTSQNEEAEELMRKVEKEEEQLSYEDPEKKVYHLCIVNLVIGTLYCAKGNYDFGISRVIKSLEPYNKKLGTDTWYYAKRCFLSLLENMSKHTIMLRDNVIQECVQFLEHCELYGRNIPAVIEQPLEEERMHIGKNTVTYESRQLRALIYEIIGWNM comes from the coding sequence ATGGCGGGAGTGAGCGGTGGCCAGATTCCGGATGGGGAGTTCACCGCTACCGTGTACCGGCTCATCCGTGATTCCCGCTATGCCGAAGCGGTGCAGCTGCTGGGCGGTGAGCTCCAGCGCTGCCCTAGGAGCCGCGCCGGCCTGTCGCTGCTGGGCTACTGCTACTACCGCCTGCAGGAGTTCGCGCTGGCGGCCGAGTGCTACGAGCAGCTAGGCCAGCTGCATCCGGAGCTGGAGCAGTACCGCCTCTATCAGGCCCAGGCCCTGTACAAGGCCTGCCTTTACCCAGAGGCTACCCGGGTCGCCTTCCTCCTCCTGGACAACCCAGCCTACCACAATCGGGTCCTCCGCCTTCAAGCGGCGATAAAGTACAGCGAGGGCGATCTGCCCGGGGCAAGGAGCCTGGTGGAACAGCTACTGAGTGGGGAAGGAGGGGATGACAGTGGGGGCGAGAGTGAGCCTGATGGCCAGGTCAACCTGGGTTGTTTGCTCTACAAGGAGGGGCAGTATGAAGCCGCGTGTTCCAAGTTCTCTGCGGCCCTGCAGGCCTCGGGTTACCGGCCTGACCTTTCCTACAACTTGGCTTTGGCTTATTACAGCAGCAGGCAGTATGCCCCAGCTCTGAAGCATATAGCCGACATTATCGAGCGTGGCATTCGCCAGCACCCGGAGCTCGGTGTGGGCATGACCACGGAGGGCATTGATGTTCGCAGCGTTGGCAACACCTTAGTCCTTCACCAGACTGCTCTGGTGGAAGCCTTCAACCTCAAGGCAGCTATAGAATACCAGCTGAGAAACCATGAGGCGGCCCAGGAAGCCCTCACTGACATGCCACCAAGGGCAGAGGAGGAGTTAGACCCTGTGACCTTACACAACCAAGCACTAATGAACATGGATGGCAGACCTACCGAAGGATTTGAAAAGCTACAGTTCTTGCTCCAGCAGAACCCCTTTCCCCCAGAGACTTTTGGCAACCTGTTACTGCTTTACTGTAAGTATGAATATTTTGACTTGGCAGCAGATGTCCTGGCAGAAAATGCCCATTTGACTTACAGGTTCCTCACACCCTATCTCTATGACTTCTTGGATGCCATGATCACTTGCCAGACAGCTCCGGAAGAGGCTTTCATTAAGCTTGATGAACTAGCTGGGATGCTGACGGAGCATCTCCGGAAACTCACCATTCAAGTGCAGGAAGCAAGACACAACAGAGACGATGAAGCTGTCAAAAAGGCAGTTAATGAGTACGATGAAACCCTTGAGAAGTATATTCCTGTGTTGATGGCCCAGGCAAAAATCTACTGGAACCTTGAAAATTACCCAATGGTGGAAAAGATCTTCCGCAAATCTGTGGAATTCTGTAATGACCATGATGTGTGGAAATTGAATGTGGCTCATGTTCTGTTCATGCaggaaaacaaatacaaagaagCAATTGGTTTTTATGAGCCCATCGTCAAGAAGCATTATGATAACATCCTGAATGTCAGTGCTATTGTATTAGCTAACCTCTGCGTTTCATATATTATGACAAGTCAAAATGAAGAAGCTGAGGAGTTGATGAGGAAGgttgaaaaggaggaagagcagCTCTCCTACGAAGACCCAGAAAAGAAAGTCTACCATCTGTGCATTGTCAACTTGGTGATAGGAACACTTTATTGTGCCAAAGGAAATTATGACTTTGGTATTTCCCGAGTTATCAAAAGCTTGGAACCTTATAATAAAAAACTGGGAACTGATACTTGGTATTATGCCAAAAGGTGCTTTCTATCCTTATTAGAAAACATGTCAAAACACACAATCATGTTGCGTGACAATGTTATTCAAGAATGTGTCCAGTTTCTAGAGCACTGTGAACTTTATGGCAGGAACATACCTGCAGTTATTGAACAACCCCTGGAAGAAGAAAGAATGCATATTGGAAAGAATACAGTCACGTATGAATCCAGACAGTTAAGAGCTTTGATTTATGAGATTATTGGATGGAATATGTAG